The Tripterygium wilfordii isolate XIE 37 chromosome 1, ASM1340144v1, whole genome shotgun sequence sequence agAAGAGAAACATTGGATATTCCATTCTTGGTCAAGATGCTCATCAGAGGAATTGGAAACTTACTGTCTGGGGATGAAATTTGTTTGGATGCATGACGCCAGGGATCCTGTGAGCCATTTGTAAAAACAATTTTCGAACCTGCAAATTGCGCAACAATTAGAATGCAAAAGCCATAATTGGATGAAGGAATGATGATTTCATAGAAGCAACCATAGGCAGAAAATTGTTACATTCATGATCATTGAAGCAACCATATGCAGAAAACTTTTACATTCATGGTCTGTAAAGCAGCTTTTCTTTCAAGCCATTACGTCATAACAAAAACATTTACAGTCTACTGTTACCCAGAGCCCTCAAGATCCCTTGAAATTCCTTTCTTCCCAACCTAATTTTATTTAAGCTCTCATTAGTGAACATAATTTTCCATTTCCATTAACATAGGCCTCAATGAGACAGAATATTTGATATTATCTCATGTAGCATTAAGCCAGGTCATTAGGggtttcttttttatcattGTTCAATGGAGATGGGGGTTTGAACCCCTGCCATTAGGCAGTGACTTGAGGAGCTTCATCACCTGAACTTGTAGTGCTCCTCAGGTCATTATGGTATATAAAACCTCAAGAGCATTAGCTATTCTCTCTTCCATAGTGTACACCACTCTCTTGTTCTCCATGTGTGtgcgtgagagagagagagagagagagagtttaaaTTTAGATCTCAACCAGCCAAGTTATGTATgacataaaacaaagaaaagttgCATATCAAGCAAATGAAGTATATACTAATCTAGGGCCTTTAATACTTGTTCAGAGATTATGAAAAGAACAAAACTATAACATAAAAGGCAAATATATCTGGACCAGCTATTTTTGTCCCTCCATAGTAGATATTTGTAACGTCAACATCGGGATAAATGTCCTTTCCAAATACATGCTTGCAGAGGTCCAAATGATATCTGCCACATAAAAACAATTCTTATCAGAGTCAAAAGTCCAGAAGAGAGCAAGCAGAACTATACTAAAAATGTTAGCAATTGTCATTTCATTGAAAGTAAAAACATTAATAACATGCCTGGTGTCAACTTTTGAGGAGCGAATACTATCATTTGCTGGAGCCACCTGAAAATAGGCAACTTCAGTACAAACTTGGAACCACCATAAACGAGCCCCACTGCTCTCTGCATCAAGATTTGTGCTTTTCAAGTTCTCCTGATTATATGTCGCAACACTATCAGGGTAATAATCTCTAACATACTTGGCATAAGCATCCTGCACGTAAGAACATCCAATAAAATAATACATTAGAACTAGATGTCCAAGcagcattattttccaagtaaaCATTGTCCAATAAAATCATACATCAGAACTAGATGTCCAGGACTCCAGGCAACATTATTTTACAAGTAGACATTGTCCAACAATATGTAAAACCTACATAATTAATACAATGAACAGAAGAACAACACTATAATGCTAATAGTGTTAAATAGTAAACAAATGTTGGCCAATACCCCCCCTCCCAACACTTTCaaacaagaaaaccaaataaaGAGACAAAGTAATCATTAGGCTAGTATGTGAAGTAAGATAACATTAGTATTGCAGTTTTAATATCAGGAAAGCACATAAATAATGAAGAGCGTACAGGCCGAATGTCCTTTCACATGAGAATTGATGTCCTCCTTTATTTAGTTCTTGGATAGGCCAGGCGTGCTCACCTGAAACTAACCTATATAGAACAAGCTAAACAGTCAAGGGTGGTTGAGTTGGCTGGGGATGAATCCTTCCCGCCGAGGGGCCTGAGTTTGATTCACCATATTAACGCCCTACAACATGCCAAAGTACAtgtacatggagagagtggggCATTCTAAGTACTAGGGGTTTATATGAGCCTTGGTCCATGGTTCCTCGTCGTAAAAAAGATATAGAACAAGCTAGAATGGATGCAAAGAACTCAAAACTGCATAAATAATAAGATACAGTTACTGTAGCCCACATACTTAAACTTCCAGCATGTTTACAAGTCAACTTCAAAATCACCAACAACAGATGGAGTTCTATACTTACATTCGATTATTATTGCAATTCCCACGGAAATTACAGCTAAAGTTACTCTGGAACCTCTCTTAAAACAACTATGGTcaccatatattttaaatactCGTTAACTTTTCTAAGGGTGTGAGGAAAGAAAAACTGAGCATACCACCAAGTCCTCTCCAGCCTTCTTAGCTTGAACAAGAGGAGAGCACAATACATCTGGATTCCCATACTGAAACTGAAAAGTCGTAGTTTTAAATAATATTAGCATGAAAGTCTGAAACCAAGTAACCAAACTTCAAAAGAAACCACACACACCGCAGTAACTGCCGCATCTGCCAAAAGATACATGAAATCGCCATCAATATCAAGCTGCAATTGCACAAATAACAGATCAACATGTAAGATGACAAATGTGAATGAATTTTCCTGTAGTTCATCTCACATAAGGGGTTCATAGTAAAACACTAAAACAAGATAAAATTCAAACCTCAGATGCACCAAACAACGACTTTATAGCTTTTCGGTCTGACTCAGTCGACTCAAGTTGTTTTTCAACTAGCTGAGTAATTTCTTGTAAAGCAGCTTTACATTCAGGACCAGCTGACACACCAATCTGCATTAACCATAAATAAACATTTTGCATCTGGGGGCAAGAAAAActacaaaagaaataaacaacAACTACAAATTAAGGCTGTGTAAGATTTTTTTATACTACCATTACCTGCTGATCAAATTCAGTGAAGTTATAGACCGCAAGAACAACTGCAGAACTAGCAAGACTTCCACATGTTAAGTGAGGAAACTTAAGACGAAACCATGCACTGAGAGCTCCGGAATATGATACACCAAAGACAAACCATGAATTTTCAACAGCAGTTCTATTAAGCTTTAGGTTTAAAGATTCCTACACAATGCAGcgtaaagaaattgaagaattAGGCAGAAACAGAATTGGATAGTCTATAACCTACTCAAATGATAAAAGACAAGTACTGGGCAGGACAGCAAGTATGATtggaaaaaaaccaaaaaaattgagCAGAAGTACAGATATCTGGTATAGCTTGCATTGGCACTATGCCAGATTTGAATACAAGTATGAAAATTCTACCTAGTGCAAATTATGGTTTTGCAATTAAGAAAAAAGGGTTAACAAGAAATAAAGGACAATTCTGTAATTAACTAACCTGGTAGCGCTGACGGAAAATAGCCAAATCAAACAGTGCCTGTTTTGAAGAAAGAAATCTCAAATTCTCTGTTTTCAGAGATTTGAAGGGGGAACTTTTCCCATAATAGCGATGCTCCAGTGTAACAACTGCTGCACCAAACTTCTTTGCCAAAACCTGTACCAGAAGACGGTCTaaaattttattagtttttgacATCAAGAACTTTAAAAgataagtaaaattcaactcattCCCGCACCtagaaatattaaaataatccAAAAACTGTATTCATTTGGAGGCTCTTTATTGTATTCCATCAAGTATTAACAATGGCCAGCCTCCTTCAAGCCACTGATAAGTTTTAATAAATGACTGAGAACTACGACTTACACTGATATAGTCATTGGGAATGCCATCGCATGAAGATTCGCCACAGATTTTCAAGAAAATTGGCCCGTCTGGGGCTCGGAAATGATCAAGGAATTCATAGTAGCGCTGCTGAAATGTAGTATGATCCTGCAAAAATCAATGCAATCTAAATCAGAAAACTGAAGCACTGTGCACTTGAATGTACCAAAATCAGCCAAGATTCTGTTCCATTGCTCGGGCTGATAATTATAGCAGACAAAGCAATTTGGAAAGCACTCAAACCGCACTTAAATAgagaattataaaatttaagtgATTGTGTAAACAAACTGATTTAGTAAATTCTTAACTCAATTTCTCAAATTCAATCTCATCATTTTCGGATTAACAATTTAAGCTAATTTTCAACCACAACTACCGCAATTTCCTGCAAACAACATttccaaaagaagaaagaacaaatcCGAACCAAAACATGTATCGACAGTTCATCGGGGAAATGACATTTCTAATAATGCGCGTGGCACCTCCGCCCTAAAAAACAGTGAAATAACAGTCGCAAAAGGAGAGAATTACGTAAGGAGAGAAGTGATCGAGAGTCTGATTAAACCAGTGCTCCTCAGTTGTCAAGTAATTGCTGCTTCCAGACAAGCGGTGAAGCATAGTGCGCTGTCCGACATAACCATAAGAGAAGCTCGAGAACATAACCATCAACAGCACCACCACTACCAAAGACGACGTCGTTGCCGCCATTGAATTCAAGCTTAGCGTCCGCATCTTCAGTTCTCTGCTCCACAACCAGAAATTTACAAAATAATAATGAGATGCTTGCACGGGAACAATGAATTGCTTCGTTAACCTAGACGAGGGCCATGAGGCACATCAGTCTTCTGTAATCTTGATTTGATAGGATGATTAACGGAAGTAAAGCAAATAGGATGTTGAAGCCTGAAAGACGACtggaaatagttttttttttttttaataaagaaaaTGGAAGCAACAGGGcccattttatttttcaattcgaGCCTGCCAGGCCCACTAATTGATCGGCATCAAATTAATGGCGGGTAAAttcactaaaccctaaattcccaACACTTATCATTCCAAAAACATCCAAGAGTGTGTGACACTAATTCATTATATGTGGTGACATCATAGCAAAGACTTTTATTATCTTAGCCTAGGCATGAAAATCGAATTAAAAGtatataaacataaacatattgATAGGACCACATGCGGACGTTCGTAATTTTATATGTTACGGACATTCACGGTTTTTGTGAACTAATAGGGCTTAAACTAGTGGAGTTCCCGTCTGTTTCACTTTTGAGTACATATAAAAAAACAGACCTCATAAATTTAAAGTTATTAACGTCCGCACATGAGAACGAGTGCgtgttgatatt is a genomic window containing:
- the LOC119999423 gene encoding probable serine protease EDA2 isoform X1 yields the protein MRTLSLNSMAATTSSLVVVVLLMVMFSSFSYGYVGQRTMLHRLSGSSNYLTTEEHWFNQTLDHFSPYDHTTFQQRYYEFLDHFRAPDGPIFLKICGESSCDGIPNDYISVLAKKFGAAVVTLEHRYYGKSSPFKSLKTENLRFLSSKQALFDLAIFRQRYQESLNLKLNRTAVENSWFVFGVSYSGALSAWFRLKFPHLTCGSLASSAVVLAVYNFTEFDQQIGVSAGPECKAALQEITQLVEKQLESTESDRKAIKSLFGASELDIDGDFMYLLADAAVTAFQYGNPDVLCSPLVQAKKAGEDLVDAYAKYVRDYYPDSVATYNQENLKSTNLDAESSGARLWWFQVCTEVAYFQVAPANDSIRSSKVDTRYHLDLCKHVFGKDIYPDVDVTNIYYGGTKIAGSKIVFTNGSQDPWRHASKQISSPDMPSYIISCHNCGHGTDLRGCPQSPLSPEGNAQNCSSPGAVNKVRQQIVDHIDLWLSECQATGRSYM
- the LOC119999423 gene encoding probable serine protease EDA2 isoform X2, with translation MRTLSLNSMAATTSSLVVVVLLMVMFSSFSYGYVGQRTMLHRLSGSSNYLTTEEHWFNQTLDHFSPYDHTTFQQRYYEFLDHFRAPDGPIFLKICGESSCDGIPNDYISVLAKKFGAAVVTLEHRYYGKSSPFKSLKTENLRFLSSKQALFDLAIFRQRYQESLNLKLNRTAVENSWFVFGVSYSGALSAWFRLKFPHLTCGSLASSAVVLAVYNFTEFDQQIGVSAGPECKAALQEITQLVEKQLESTESDRKAIKSLFGASELDIDGDFMYLLADAAVTAFQYGNPDVLCSPLVQAKKAGEDLVDAYAKYVRDYYPDSVATYNQENLKSTNLDAESSGARLWWFQVCTEVAYFQVAPANDSIRSSKVDTRYHLDLCKHVFGKDIYPDVDVTNIYYGGTKIAGSKIVFTNGSQDPWRHASKQISSPDMPSYIISCHNCGHGTDLRGCPQSPLSPEGNAQNCSSPGAVNKVRQQIVDHIDLWLSECQATDA